Proteins encoded by one window of Streptacidiphilus sp. PB12-B1b:
- a CDS encoding NAD(P)/FAD-dependent oxidoreductase: MVDAHETHVIVGAGLAGAKAAETLRAEGFTGRVILVGDEREHPYERPGLSKGFLAGTSERSELFVHDSPWYAAHEVELRLGSPVTRLDRTDRVVELADGTVLHYDRLLLATGSAPRPLDVPGIGLGGVHYLRRLADSERLRATLRTLGRENGRLLVVGAGWIGLEAAAAARTYGAEVTVVEPQPTPLYGALGPEVGEFFARLHQDHGVRFHFGASVTAIEGEDGMVLAAHTDDGDEHPAHAVLVGVGAAPNTELAAAAGLEIAPREDGGGIAVDSSLRSSDPAVFAAGDVASAAHPLFGRRLRVEHWANALNGGPAAARAMLGQDVVYDRVPYFFSDQYDLGMEYSGYAAPGSYDHVVVRGDAGKREFIAFWQGPDNRVLAGMNVNVWDVTDPIQQLIRSARPVDPDRLADPSVPLGDL; this comes from the coding sequence GTGGTGGACGCACACGAGACCCATGTCATCGTCGGAGCCGGGCTCGCCGGGGCCAAGGCGGCGGAGACCCTCCGCGCCGAGGGCTTCACCGGCCGGGTGATCCTGGTCGGCGACGAACGCGAGCACCCGTACGAGCGGCCCGGCCTGTCCAAGGGCTTCCTGGCCGGCACCAGCGAGCGCTCCGAACTCTTCGTCCACGACTCGCCCTGGTACGCCGCGCACGAGGTGGAGCTGCGGCTCGGCTCGCCGGTCACCCGGCTGGACCGCACCGACCGCGTGGTCGAGCTGGCCGACGGCACCGTCCTCCACTACGACCGGCTGCTGCTGGCCACCGGCTCGGCCCCGCGCCCGCTGGACGTCCCCGGCATCGGGCTCGGCGGCGTCCACTACCTGCGCCGGCTCGCCGACTCCGAGCGGCTGCGGGCGACCCTGCGGACCCTCGGCCGGGAGAACGGCCGGCTGCTGGTGGTCGGCGCGGGCTGGATCGGCCTGGAGGCGGCCGCCGCCGCCCGCACCTACGGCGCCGAGGTCACCGTCGTCGAGCCGCAGCCCACCCCGCTGTACGGCGCGCTCGGCCCCGAGGTCGGCGAGTTCTTCGCCCGGCTGCACCAGGACCACGGGGTCCGCTTCCACTTCGGCGCCTCCGTCACCGCCATCGAGGGCGAGGACGGCATGGTCCTGGCCGCCCACACCGACGACGGCGACGAGCACCCGGCCCACGCCGTCCTGGTCGGCGTCGGCGCCGCACCCAATACCGAGCTGGCCGCCGCCGCCGGGCTGGAGATCGCCCCGCGCGAGGACGGCGGCGGCATCGCCGTGGACTCCTCGCTGCGCAGCTCCGACCCGGCCGTCTTCGCCGCCGGGGACGTCGCCTCCGCCGCGCACCCGCTGTTCGGCCGCAGACTGCGGGTCGAGCACTGGGCCAACGCCCTCAACGGCGGCCCGGCCGCCGCCCGCGCCATGCTCGGCCAGGACGTCGTCTACGACCGCGTGCCGTACTTCTTCTCCGACCAGTACGACCTCGGCATGGAGTACTCCGGCTACGCCGCCCCCGGCTCCTACGACCACGTCGTGGTGCGCGGCGACGCCGGCAAGCGCGAGTTCATCGCCTTCTGGCAGGGGCCGGACAACCGGGTCCTGGCCGGAATGAACGTCAACGTCTGGGACGTCACCGACCCCATCCAGCAGCTCATCCGCTCCGCCCGCCCGGTCGACCCCGACCGCCTCGCCGACCCCTCCGTGCCGCTCGGCGACCTGTAG